In the genome of Arachis stenosperma cultivar V10309 chromosome 2, arast.V10309.gnm1.PFL2, whole genome shotgun sequence, the window ACATAGTACTTATCATTGTTTTAAGACAGTTACAAATTAACTACAATCACTCAAAATTGAACATTATCAGAAAAACTATTGGTGGATGCACTTGTAAGTGTGAATCACATGCTTAGGATTAGGAAAGGAATCTAAGTATGTAACTCTGCATAATACAGAGTAATGCCTTCACATGTCTTCCTATTTTTTTATTGCTTCTTTTATTTGATGGCTTCGGGTGAAAACTTTACAGTTACATGATTTTCCCCTTATATCAGTTAGTTGTATAGTTTCCCAATTTAGCAGTTTGTTAGCTCAATGTTAGTTAGGAAACTTGCTGATAGTGTATTGATTATTATAGTTAGTTAGATTTAAGTTATCCAATTCTCTTGAAGATATGTAACTGAATAcgctaaaataatatttttgctCTTTGATTTTTTATACAGATATGTTTAAGTAGTTAACTGTTCTGAGTTAAGGTGACATCATTTGATAATTTCAAATTGACATTGTCAAGCAAagacttttagtttcatgaaatattaaaaaaagaatatgaGAAAATTATTGTTCTTGATTAGAAGCATTTAGGCTTAATGGTGCAAAACAATTTATCACACTGCTGCAATATATAAATGCCAAGGTAATTCACCAATATAGCAGCATATGACACattcaaatcaaattcaataATCCCAAAAATTCAAATCCATGTCTGCAACAGAATGTACCAACATAAATCTTCCAAAAAAAACCATGACCCTAAAATTTCTAGAAAACAGAAACCAAACCAAAAGTCTCAATGTTCAAAAGGGTAGATtccaaaagaaaataaagaaaatgtgGATTCCAAAAGGAAATAAAGAAGCTAAGGTAAATACTTGATGTGGGAGGAACAATGTGAGATGTGTAAATACTAGAGGCAACTCAGTTGCATGTGCTTAATGGCAACGCAGCAAAGGAGGTAGCACTGATGAGAGTAACATTAATGAATATAAACATATAAACAATGTCATTGATGCTAACATAATAGTACTTACAATTGTTTCAAGTCAATTCCAAATTAACTACAACTAAAATTGAACAATATCAAAAAACTTCTCCTTCTTCCAAATCCTCACTAAGAAAGTTGTTGTCTTCAAAATCTTCTTCCCTAAGAACCAAACCTGTGAGGTTCTTCAACAATGGATTTTTCTTTGTCCAATAATGTGTCAGGGAATGGCCACACAAGTTTTCCAAATCCTGAAAGGACTTGAAAGCATCATCAAAGGAAATTGTTCTCTCCATTTTCTGCATCATCTCCCTCTGTTTCTTCCTTTGCAAGTAAACTCTAGCTTTGGCAATAGCCGTTGAGAAATCTGAATGAGAAAGTTGTTTTCTTTTCTCCCCTGCATTCGACTTCAAAGGCTTTGGCTCTTCTTTCTCTAACTTGTTTTCCTTCTCAGGTAGCCATCTTCTCTCCAAATTCTTCCACTTTGTCTCGAAAAGATCGCTTAACTTCGCGGCGGTTTGATGAACTTCATGCTCCGAGGGGTATTGGGACATGACATTGCGAAACACCGTTCTGATATCAGCAGCAAATTGATCAGTGTTGTTGTACAAATTGTTCCATAGCTTCCGCTGAACCCTCTCCAAATCCATCAAAGCCTTCCCTTTCTTGAAATACATTCCATCTGGATGAACCAATAACCTTTTCAGCGTTGCTGAACACTGCATGTTCTTGACTCCATCCATACTCGAAGAACCTCGTTTCTTCTTGTCTTCATGTTCCTTTACGGCATCAGTAGTAGTACCCTTCTTCATCCTTGAATTTTCTTCACTCTTTTCCACCTTTGCTCTCTTGTTGGCACGAGAATCAAGAACAACGCTGTTAc includes:
- the LOC130963524 gene encoding transcription factor GTE5, chloroplastic-like translates to MMFCVPKPSTFVPPKKSSDVTNKRVPKKRVFSELSSHVDRFNNNNNNGNSVVLDSRANKRAKVEKSEENSRMKKGTTTDAVKEHEDKKKRGSSSMDGVKNMQCSATLKRLLVHPDGMYFKKGKALMDLERVQRKLWNNLYNNTDQFAADIRTVFRNVMSQYPSEHEVHQTAAKLSDLFETKWKNLERRWLPEKENKLEKEEPKPLKSNAGEKRKQLSHSDFSTAIAKARVYLQRKKQREMMQKMERTISFDDAFKSFQDLENLCGHSLTHYWTKKNPLLKNLTGLVLREEDFEDNNFLSEDLEEGEVF